In Agrobacterium sp. RAC06, a single window of DNA contains:
- a CDS encoding KpsF/GutQ family sugar-phosphate isomerase yields MIKRAVNLVEASATESALRVISTEREGLRVLEEALAGPLAAPFCNAVKTIGGIGGRVIVTGVGKSGHIGSKIAATFASTGTPAFFVHPSEANHGDLGMIAQDDAILAISWGGETTELQGILSFSRRFSIPLIAITAGENSTLARNADVVLLMPKVQEACPHGLAPTTSAVLQLAIGDAIAIALLEARGFSPSDFRTFHPGGKLGAALTHVRDIMHTGDRLPLVALGTPMPEAVKTLSHKHFGCVGIVDDAGKLCGIVTEGDMARNLARDLSILDVDDVMTRNPKVIKGDALATTAAAMINKHGIGALIVVDDENTPVGLIHFHDLLRIGVA; encoded by the coding sequence ATGATCAAGCGCGCAGTCAATCTCGTTGAAGCCAGTGCCACCGAATCCGCTCTTCGCGTCATCTCGACCGAGCGGGAGGGGCTTCGTGTCCTCGAAGAGGCCTTGGCCGGGCCCTTGGCCGCACCCTTTTGCAATGCCGTCAAGACGATCGGCGGGATCGGCGGTCGCGTGATTGTCACCGGGGTCGGCAAGAGCGGGCATATCGGTTCGAAGATTGCCGCCACCTTTGCCTCGACCGGCACGCCGGCCTTCTTTGTCCACCCATCGGAAGCCAATCACGGCGATCTCGGTATGATCGCGCAGGATGATGCGATCCTGGCGATCTCCTGGGGGGGCGAAACGACGGAACTTCAGGGCATTCTGAGCTTCTCGCGCCGTTTCTCGATCCCGCTGATCGCCATTACGGCGGGTGAAAATTCCACGCTCGCCCGCAATGCCGATGTCGTGCTGTTGATGCCGAAGGTTCAGGAGGCCTGCCCGCACGGGCTCGCGCCGACGACCTCGGCTGTGCTGCAGCTTGCCATCGGCGATGCGATTGCGATTGCCCTTCTTGAAGCCCGCGGGTTCTCGCCGTCGGACTTCCGTACCTTCCATCCAGGCGGCAAGCTCGGTGCGGCGCTCACCCATGTGCGCGACATCATGCATACCGGCGATCGCCTGCCGCTGGTGGCGCTCGGTACGCCCATGCCCGAGGCGGTCAAGACCCTGTCTCACAAGCATTTTGGCTGTGTGGGCATCGTGGACGACGCCGGCAAGCTCTGCGGCATCGTGACGGAAGGCGACATGGCGCGTAATCTCGCCCGGGATCTGTCTATCCTTGACGTCGATGATGTGATGACCCGCAATCCGAAGGTCATCAAGGGCGACGCCCTCGCGACGACCGCCGCGGCGATGATCAACAAACATGGCATAGGTGCGCTGATCGTCGTCGATGACGAGAACACGCCCGTCGGCCTCATTCACTTCCACGATCTGCTCAGGATCGGTGTCGCCTAA
- a CDS encoding type II toxin-antitoxin system RelE/ParE family toxin: MVWTLPAIQDLEAIQDYIADRRPAAATRLAKRIFDQTKALLAKNPNVGRLGRVSGTRELVVSRTPYIVVYRVGARVEILAIIHGARDWPESFS; the protein is encoded by the coding sequence GTGGTCTGGACACTTCCAGCGATCCAAGATCTGGAAGCGATTCAGGATTACATTGCAGACAGGCGACCAGCGGCAGCGACACGTCTGGCCAAAAGGATCTTCGATCAAACGAAGGCGCTCTTGGCTAAAAATCCGAACGTCGGCCGCCTAGGCAGGGTGAGCGGCACGCGGGAACTCGTGGTTTCCCGCACACCCTACATCGTCGTTTACAGAGTGGGCGCGCGCGTGGAAATCCTGGCGATCATTCATGGCGCACGAGATTGGCCTGAGAGCTTCTCTTGA
- a CDS encoding NfeD family protein: MLARIIAELGPWSWWVLGMLLLAAELVMPGVFLVWIGLGAILTGVLSLLLWDAGFWSWQIQSLVFAASAVAFTLAGRRLFTRLETSSDEPLLNQRGASLVGRTAVLAEPIREGRGRIRLDDTFWLVSGPDLPGGARVRIVSSDGRDLTVEEA, translated from the coding sequence CCTCGGCATGCTGCTGCTTGCGGCCGAACTGGTCATGCCCGGCGTCTTCCTGGTCTGGATCGGCCTCGGCGCCATCCTGACAGGTGTGCTGTCGCTGCTGCTTTGGGATGCGGGCTTCTGGTCGTGGCAAATCCAGTCGCTGGTCTTTGCGGCAAGCGCCGTCGCCTTCACGCTTGCCGGTCGCCGTCTCTTCACCCGCCTCGAGACGTCGAGTGACGAACCACTCCTCAATCAGCGTGGCGCAAGCCTCGTCGGCCGCACCGCTGTGCTGGCCGAGCCCATCCGCGAGGGCCGCGGCCGTATCCGGCTGGACGACACCTTCTGGCTGGTCTCCGGCCCGGACCTGCCAGGCGGCGCCCGCGTGCGGATCGTCTCAAGCGACGGTCGCGATCTGACAGTGGAAGAGGCTTGA
- a CDS encoding outer membrane beta-barrel protein, with amino-acid sequence MTSVENRDTRGARRLGLRAFAGALALSALVHPSLVVAQETRPTPQSSTGAASSGTPTPGIGPEGIATRVGETSTSAPAVASDPTTAATIAPNTFPVDPLADPDVLPLDDDIGRQNLRETRLDDPTAARIRRDALDAEDGTGIRLGSMILRPSISQKLGTEREKSGDVKTNRTFSETGLKGTLTSDWSRHELNVGAEGAWQETLSGTDNDKPRSNIDARLRLDLADDTIATLSGSYNFSREDSDDPNAVSGARVQSGVNQFGTGLSVERDFGVIRGSIAGDFTRFQYSDAKLSNGSILERSDRDRNRYTLSSRLGYEISPALTPFIEGTIGRIDYDEAVDSSGYRRSADLYGAKVGVAVDLGEKLRGEIALGYEHQTFEDARLAELSAMTVDGNIFWSPQDGTSIDLSLDTSIDPSTTAGVNGATIHRVTAALSHDLRTNLVARLTGGTTFTNYDGNANASDTTAYLAGAGLTWKVNRYLDATADLAYERTNYKTGTDNSTVTALVGLTAKR; translated from the coding sequence ATGACTTCAGTCGAAAATCGGGACACGCGCGGCGCACGCCGCCTGGGACTGCGCGCTTTTGCCGGCGCACTCGCGCTGTCGGCACTCGTGCACCCGTCATTGGTCGTAGCCCAAGAGACCCGCCCCACGCCGCAATCCTCGACAGGCGCTGCGTCAAGCGGCACGCCAACGCCCGGAATCGGCCCGGAAGGCATCGCGACTCGCGTGGGCGAAACGTCGACATCGGCACCTGCCGTGGCGAGCGATCCGACCACGGCGGCCACGATTGCCCCGAACACATTCCCGGTGGACCCGCTTGCTGATCCCGATGTCTTGCCGCTGGACGACGACATCGGCCGCCAGAACCTGCGCGAGACCCGCCTCGACGACCCGACGGCCGCCCGAATTCGCCGCGATGCCCTGGACGCCGAAGACGGCACCGGCATTCGCCTTGGCAGCATGATCCTTCGGCCGTCGATCAGCCAGAAACTGGGCACCGAGCGGGAGAAGTCCGGCGACGTCAAAACCAACCGCACATTCTCGGAAACCGGACTGAAGGGTACTTTGACCTCGGACTGGTCGAGACATGAGCTGAATGTCGGAGCCGAAGGCGCATGGCAGGAAACGCTGTCGGGCACGGACAACGACAAGCCTCGCTCCAATATCGACGCGCGCCTGCGTCTCGATCTCGCCGACGACACCATCGCGACGCTTTCCGGGTCTTACAATTTCAGCCGCGAGGATAGCGACGACCCGAACGCCGTATCCGGCGCCCGGGTCCAGTCGGGTGTCAACCAGTTCGGGACTGGCCTGTCGGTCGAACGCGACTTCGGTGTGATCCGCGGCTCGATCGCCGGCGATTTCACCCGCTTTCAATATTCGGATGCCAAGCTGTCCAATGGCAGCATCCTCGAACGCAGCGATCGCGACCGCAATCGCTATACGCTCAGCAGCCGCCTCGGATACGAGATCTCGCCTGCCCTCACCCCCTTCATCGAAGGCACGATTGGGCGGATCGACTATGACGAAGCCGTCGATTCGTCCGGATACCGGCGCTCGGCGGATCTCTATGGCGCCAAGGTCGGGGTGGCAGTCGATCTGGGAGAGAAGCTGCGCGGCGAAATCGCCCTCGGCTACGAACATCAGACTTTCGAGGACGCGCGTCTGGCAGAACTGTCAGCGATGACGGTGGATGGCAACATCTTCTGGTCGCCGCAGGACGGCACCAGCATCGATCTCTCGCTCGACACCAGCATCGATCCATCGACCACGGCCGGTGTCAACGGCGCAACGATCCACCGCGTCACCGCTGCGCTGTCCCACGACCTGCGCACGAACCTCGTGGCGCGCTTGACCGGCGGGACAACCTTCACGAACTACGACGGAAATGCGAATGCGAGCGATACGACCGCTTATCTTGCGGGCGCCGGCCTGACGTGGAAGGTCAATCGCTATCTCGATGCGACGGCAGATCTCGCTTACGAGCGCACCAACTACAAGACCGGCACCGACAACAGCACGGTGACGGCATTGGTAGGCCTGACCGCCAAGCGCTGA
- a CDS encoding CopG family ribbon-helix-helix protein has product MTIELDITPDLAARIDALAARAGVSRSRIIQDALEQGHSIAWQEHFIGKVKAAIEAADRGDFASEAEIDRVLNKYRPG; this is encoded by the coding sequence ATGACAATCGAACTCGACATCACGCCGGATCTCGCAGCCAGGATCGATGCGCTTGCCGCGCGCGCGGGCGTATCGCGTTCAAGGATCATCCAGGATGCCCTGGAGCAGGGTCACTCGATTGCCTGGCAGGAGCACTTCATCGGCAAAGTTAAGGCTGCAATCGAAGCAGCCGATCGGGGTGACTTCGCGTCTGAGGCGGAAATAGACCGGGTATTGAACAAGTATCGGCCCGGCTAA
- the galU gene encoding UTP--glucose-1-phosphate uridylyltransferase GalU, with amino-acid sequence MVQTKKLRKAVFPVAGLGTRFLPATKAVPKEMLTVVDKPVIQYVVDEAIEAGIEHFVFVTGRGKAVIEDYFDIQFELEQTLKARNKNAELSMLDELQPTAGQTSFTRQQEPLGLGHAVWCARDIVGHEPFALLLPDMIMRGEKACLKGMVELYEKTGGNIVAVEECAPDQAHKYGIVGVGDALEGGFKITQMVEKPAKGTAPSHFFINGRYILQPEIFEILSTQERGAGNEIQLTDGMLKLANDQPFAGYHFKGQTFDCGSKDGFILANVAFAIERADIRPAIEDQLKALLAALK; translated from the coding sequence GTGGTTCAGACTAAAAAGCTCCGTAAAGCCGTTTTTCCCGTGGCCGGTCTCGGTACGCGTTTTCTCCCCGCCACCAAGGCGGTCCCGAAAGAAATGCTCACCGTCGTCGACAAGCCTGTCATCCAGTATGTGGTTGACGAGGCCATCGAAGCCGGGATCGAGCACTTCGTTTTCGTGACCGGCCGCGGCAAGGCGGTCATCGAGGACTATTTCGACATCCAGTTCGAACTCGAACAGACCCTGAAGGCCCGCAACAAGAACGCCGAACTTTCAATGCTCGACGAACTCCAGCCGACAGCGGGTCAGACCAGCTTCACGCGGCAACAGGAGCCGCTGGGTCTCGGACATGCCGTCTGGTGTGCTCGTGACATCGTGGGGCATGAACCTTTCGCCCTTCTCCTGCCTGACATGATTATGCGCGGCGAAAAGGCCTGCCTCAAGGGCATGGTCGAACTTTATGAAAAGACCGGCGGCAACATTGTGGCGGTCGAGGAATGTGCGCCGGATCAGGCCCACAAATACGGCATCGTTGGCGTCGGTGACGCGCTCGAAGGCGGCTTCAAGATCACGCAAATGGTCGAGAAGCCTGCCAAGGGCACGGCACCTTCCCACTTCTTCATCAACGGCCGCTACATCCTGCAGCCTGAGATCTTCGAGATCCTGTCGACCCAGGAGCGTGGCGCCGGCAACGAGATCCAGTTGACCGACGGCATGCTGAAGCTCGCCAATGACCAGCCGTTTGCCGGTTACCACTTCAAGGGCCAGACCTTCGACTGCGGTTCCAAGGACGGCTTCATCCTGGCCAATGTCGCCTTTGCCATCGAGCGCGCCGACATTCGTCCGGCCATCGAGGACCAGTTGAAGGCGCTGCTCGCCGCGCTGAAGTGA
- a CDS encoding lytic murein transglycosylase, with amino-acid sequence MPMEAFADAGFQKWIRDFYPVAAKAGITERTYRQAFTGVTEPDQFVLEKAAYQPEFKHQIWDYLDSRVNPYTVKVGQEMLAKHGRLLTALENHFGVDKHVLLAIWSMESNYGAALERPDRLHNVPRSLATLAYADRKRAKFARTQLIAALKMLQNGDVTNKNLMGSWAGAMGHTQFIPTSYLLYGIDADGNGDKDIWHSIPDALATAANLLAKNDWQTGRTWGYEIAVPRGGNKYAGQTKTVAQWQALGFARPSGKGFRNGSERAELKMLGGANGPGFLMTKNFFVIKRYNAADSYALGVGLLADEIAGYGGMQQRWPRPDGSLDVKEKFELQTRLQALGYYDGKIDGNFGSGSKAAITAIQQRLGMSVDGQPSRVLLDKLRN; translated from the coding sequence ATGCCCATGGAAGCCTTCGCGGACGCCGGTTTCCAGAAGTGGATCCGCGACTTTTATCCTGTCGCCGCAAAGGCCGGCATTACGGAGCGCACCTATCGCCAGGCGTTCACCGGCGTGACCGAGCCTGACCAGTTCGTGCTGGAAAAGGCGGCCTATCAGCCGGAGTTCAAGCACCAGATCTGGGATTACCTTGACAGCCGCGTGAACCCGTACACGGTCAAGGTCGGGCAGGAGATGCTGGCCAAGCACGGGCGCCTGCTGACAGCCTTGGAAAACCACTTCGGCGTCGACAAGCATGTGCTGCTCGCGATCTGGTCGATGGAATCGAATTATGGCGCAGCTCTTGAGCGTCCGGACCGCCTGCACAATGTGCCGCGTTCGCTGGCCACGCTTGCCTATGCCGACCGCAAGCGCGCAAAGTTTGCCCGCACACAGCTGATTGCCGCGCTCAAGATGCTGCAGAACGGCGACGTGACCAACAAGAACCTGATGGGCTCCTGGGCCGGCGCCATGGGCCACACCCAGTTCATTCCGACAAGCTACCTGCTCTACGGCATCGACGCCGACGGCAACGGCGACAAGGACATCTGGCATTCGATTCCTGACGCACTCGCCACCGCCGCCAATCTGCTTGCCAAGAATGACTGGCAGACCGGCCGTACCTGGGGCTACGAGATCGCCGTCCCGAGAGGGGGCAACAAATATGCTGGCCAGACCAAGACGGTGGCCCAGTGGCAGGCGCTGGGCTTCGCCCGTCCATCCGGCAAGGGTTTCAGGAACGGCAGCGAACGCGCCGAGCTCAAGATGCTCGGTGGCGCCAACGGCCCGGGCTTCCTGATGACCAAGAACTTCTTCGTCATCAAGCGCTACAATGCCGCTGACAGCTACGCCCTGGGCGTTGGCCTGCTGGCGGACGAGATTGCCGGCTATGGCGGCATGCAGCAGCGCTGGCCGCGCCCCGACGGTTCGCTCGACGTCAAGGAAAAGTTCGAGCTCCAGACCCGTCTTCAGGCGCTTGGCTATTACGATGGCAAGATCGACGGCAATTTCGGCTCAGGCTCGAAGGCGGCTATCACCGCCATCCAGCAGCGGCTCGGCATGTCCGTGGACGGCCAGCCGTCACGCGTCCTGCTCGACAAGCTGCGTAACTGA